The Alligator mississippiensis isolate rAllMis1 chromosome 8, rAllMis1, whole genome shotgun sequence genomic sequence TGCTTGCCTGCTGCAGAGCCTGCTGCGTGGTTggagcttgctgctgctgttgctggagaTAATGTATGAGGGACTGCTGCCCCTGTCCTGCAGTCATGGGGGGCATCTTTTGAGCCGTTGACTCAGATGTAAAATGAGACAGTGGTTTGGTGTTATTGAAAGAAAATTGGTCTTGGCTGACCGGATTCTCGCTCACCAGTCCTGGCTGCAAGCCATTGGATGGCTGCTGCATAATGAGGTTCATGTTTTTGGTCTGGCTGGTCGTCATCGATTTGAAAAGCGGGTTCTGCATGCTGGGGGAATTGCTAGGGGGTGTAATGTTGGGGATTAACGTGCTCTGAGGACTAAAGGGTTGCTGGTGGAGAGCCGGGCTTGACAATTTTTCTGGCCTGTACGGTGGGGAGGGCCCCGTGCTCGTGGAGGCCATGTTAGAAACCAAGTTGTTCGGTGGACTCTTAATATTGTTGGCAGGGATGCTGGTGGAAGTcatgccaggcagcatggagctctgAGGGCTGAAAGGCTGCTGATTAAGAGCTGGGCTGGAAAGCTTCTCAGACCCATATTGAGGGGAGGGTCCACTAGATGGGTTGCTATTGGAAGCCATGCTTGAAAGCAGAGTGTTTTGAGGACTCTGAATGCTGTTTCCTGGTAAACTATTAGAGGTCATGCCAGAGACCATAACATTTTGAGGGCTGAAAGGTTGATGGTGAGGGGATGATCCTGGCCTGTATGGTGGAGAAAGTCCTGGAGGGGACATGGTtggccagctgggagcctgtgGCTTAGGCGTAGATACTTGCTtgcttgctgccagctgctttaGCTGTTGTGCATGCCAGTTAGAGCCAGGCATGTTGGACAAGGGTACTGGGAGGATTGACGGTGGCTGACTCTTATTCTGTGCAGCCGTAGAGATGGGCGATGCAGCCGCTTTATTTGGAGGAGGAACAGGATAATTTGCCCCAGCAGACGGAGGCCTCATCTGTGGGGATCCTCCACTGGTTGGATTGCAACCTGGAGAAAAGTCTTTGTTAGTAACATGGTTCTCCAGGTGAGACGTCTGGGGAGAGGGCTTTGGAGTGGTGCTTATGCTCGGCTGGGAGTGACTCAGGCTCAGCGGCTCCTCAGCTTTGCTTCCCAAGATCTTCTCGAGGTCCAGCTCATTTGGAGACGGATCGGGCATTTTTGTCAGCTCTTCCAACAGGTCCTGCAGCTCCTGGTCCACAGACTGCATGCTGTTTCCTTTCTCGTCATAGTGAACGATATTATTTTGTCCACCTATTGATCCTTTCTGACCTATCTCGGTGTTGGGTGGTACAGAAAACGGAGAACCAATGCCACTGCCATTCATGTGATTGTTTTCAAGTAGCACTGGATGACCAGCCACTCCTAGAGAAGAAGTGCCGTGATTGGTGGAGAATGGAGAGTTCTGCATATCTGGACATGACACATTGGGATTGGTGCCTTGGCCCATGGAAAGAGTTACATCATCAAGGCAGAGTCTCTTATTGTCACTTGGGAATATGACATCAGGCACGCCACCGGAGGCAGGAGAGCTATCATCTTCCAGTTTTCTCTTAATGGATCCCTGTAACTGCAAGAAAAGAAGCTGTTATTGACCTTTTAATAACACATTCTACAGCTGCAAAGTGCAAACCTGAGACACTGAGAAACCttagtttaaaacaaaacattaacCCATGAGAACCCTTTCGGCCAGGATTTCAGCATGTGCAACTTTACTGAAGCCAGAGTCAGGCAAAGACTAGACTTGACATGCTGGTCTTCAGACAGATGCTAAAGCTGTAAAATACTGGCTGCCTTTGTGAACaataagagggttttttttttcttttttaaacagtttctggTACCATTTCAATTAGGACTTTATACTCCCTGCATAACAAACATGCCAACAATTTTATGGAAAAATTTTTTAGTCTAAACAATGGCAGATTTGAATGAAATCATAGAATAAAGTTGGGTGACCCACTGCCAATGAATGATATTAAATTTAGACCTGAGACAGCTAAACTATTTTACATTTGTCATACACGTCATACACGGGGCATCTGAAATAATTGGCATACCGtctaaacaaagcaaaacaaaaaaccatctCAGCTACCCAAATAGAGTTTCAGCTTCCAAGCTCCTTAAGCACAAAtgtttcagccttcacaaaacacctaaaaatctcatttttgtttgttcttatGAATCAGCAACAGCATAGGCTTTGTTCAGTTGAAGGATTGCAACTCATTGACAAAAACTGATGTGTTTTCAAATATAATAAAGGCATAGATAACTTGTGTTCCTCACTAAATGGGTGAATCACAAATCCAGaaatctttaaggaaaaaaaaaaaatcaccattttttttttactgtatgtAAAGATAGTTAAACTGAAAACAATGATTCCAACACACACTCAACAAGATGTGCCAATCTTTTCTAAATATAATTATCTGTAGTCCTCATTTTAATAACCATGACCTGTGTGTCATAGGATTAATCAGACATTAATGCTGCTGCTTCAAGTTAAGGGCATTAAAATTATGTTCTTATTTATCAGTAGGGAGAGACTGCATTTAGAAAATTACCTAAATACCAACAGGCAAATCAGAGAGGGTCATTATATCCCCTTAAATGTGTTTAGGATAAAACAAACACTTGTACGCTTCTCCCAAGCCTGGCCTCCAATTAAAATTTTTGCCAACTTTGCCATTTAGAGGAGTGTGGAAAACAAAAATATCACCCCCACAACAGATGTGGCTTTGCTGGCAGTAGCCTAGTGAATCTCCAGTTACAATGGAAAAGAGACCTTCTTTGGGCTAGCCTGTGGGGTAGCCTATTCAAGTCAGGAAACTAGTATAAAAGCTTGCCATTATAAGCTGTCCCTCTACTAGAAGGGTTTGCTGGTAGAGATATACTGATGTAGTTTTCTGCAGACCCTTTCTAGTGTAGATAGTATTCACTACTGTAGCTCGTAATCTATACAGCTTCTCCCACTGTCCCTAATACTCAATTTCTAATGTGTACAGAGAGCAACGGCAGATAAAGCCTCTACACCAGCTCCTTTCCTTTTGGGAGAGATTTGTGGTTATTTAAAAGATCCCATGGCACGTTTGCAAGAATAAAGGCACTCAGCCAAGTGCTCTGACCTAAACCAGGTTTATCAACTAATtcacctactgtgcagtagcttacaATGTCTTATTTGCATTCTGCTGCCCCTGGGGAGCCCGAGATCAGGACCCATTGTGCTGGGCACTTTACAGACACAGAGCAAACTT encodes the following:
- the MAMLD1 gene encoding mastermind-like domain-containing protein 1 isoform X3; this encodes MLLVSQRVEAPRMEPHLPLQGSIKRKLEDDSSPASGGVPDVIFPSDNKRLCLDDVTLSMGQGTNPNVSCPDMQNSPFSTNHGTSSLGVAGHPVLLENNHMNGSGIGSPFSVPPNTEIGQKGSIGGQNNIVHYDEKGNSMQSVDQELQDLLEELTKMPDPSPNELDLEKILGSKAEEPLSLSHSQPSISTTPKPSPQTSHLENHVTNKDFSPGCNPTSGGSPQMRPPSAGANYPVPPPNKAAASPISTAAQNKSQPPSILPVPLSNMPGSNWHAQQLKQLAASKQVSTPKPQAPSWPTMSPPGLSPPYRPGSSPHHQPFSPQNVMVSGMTSNSLPGNSIQSPQNTLLSSMASNSNPSSGPSPQYGSEKLSSPALNQQPFSPQSSMLPGMTSTSIPANNIKSPPNNLVSNMASTSTGPSPPYRPEKLSSPALHQQPFSPQSTLIPNITPPSNSPSMQNPLFKSMTTSQTKNMNLIMQQPSNGLQPGLVSENPVSQDQFSFNNTKPLSHFTSESTAQKMPPMTAGQGQQSLIHYLQQQQQQAPTTQQALQQASNSQFIQQQLRQLMQPPRLQRPMQPTLPSQPRQDQNPGIVARLQEPGTIPAAGSVPTAATVNGYTMRNHLLKQQIMRRQLLQEKQRQNMLAVTSEQRSSFVAQQVNQFQVQQPIPTDCSQSMPNPPPNHRMMPSNPGMLQNTLGSGITPATASQNSGTMVMIPHNANKQQGIFPPSSDFNIPLRPSQNSLGMNSGCQPVHSHAAVQPGMTMPVFSSSSLANPSATQQHLRQASMPRLPNVYPTPSTQMWTSTGVPRMPNQSQMDTSMQQFSGNPLFSKQNVRPNLPGQQFSHQAVVPPNQIAPGVQVRQMQKLTLGQSGQSLSPMNNQNLRHNLTRGPLPAMNVMKSMPQGVSSFNQLNPAQGLGLPSYSSAGQPAGTFNRMSTASELPHYDFVPQQSNSILPGNCSDTDFIDSLMKNSSSSNDEEWLHNLTMIDDILGQHAQSSGHV
- the MAMLD1 gene encoding mastermind-like domain-containing protein 1 isoform X2, producing the protein MNNMLMLRSFLFQFHFKVLQGSIKRKLEDDSSPASGGVPDVIFPSDNKRLCLDDVTLSMGQGTNPNVSCPDMQNSPFSTNHGTSSLGVAGHPVLLENNHMNGSGIGSPFSVPPNTEIGQKGSIGGQNNIVHYDEKGNSMQSVDQELQDLLEELTKMPDPSPNELDLEKILGSKAEEPLSLSHSQPSISTTPKPSPQTSHLENHVTNKDFSPGCNPTSGGSPQMRPPSAGANYPVPPPNKAAASPISTAAQNKSQPPSILPVPLSNMPGSNWHAQQLKQLAASKQVSTPKPQAPSWPTMSPPGLSPPYRPGSSPHHQPFSPQNVMVSGMTSNSLPGNSIQSPQNTLLSSMASNSNPSSGPSPQYGSEKLSSPALNQQPFSPQSSMLPGMTSTSIPANNIKSPPNNLVSNMASTSTGPSPPYRPEKLSSPALHQQPFSPQSTLIPNITPPSNSPSMQNPLFKSMTTSQTKNMNLIMQQPSNGLQPGLVSENPVSQDQFSFNNTKPLSHFTSESTAQKMPPMTAGQGQQSLIHYLQQQQQQAPTTQQALQQASNSQFIQQQLRQLMQPPRLQRPMQPTLPSQPRQDQNPGIVARLQEPGTIPAAGSVPTAATVNGYTMRNHLLKQQIMRRQLLQEKQRQNMLAVTSEQRSSFVAQQVNQFQAVQQPIPTDCSQSMPNPPPNHRMMPSNPGMLQNTLGSGITPATASQNSGTMVMIPHNANKQQGIFPPSSDFNIPLRPSQNSLGMNSGCQPVHSHAAVQPGMTMPVFSSSSLANPSATQQHLRQASMPRLPNVYPTPSTQMWTSTGVPRMPNQSQMDTSMQQFSGNPLFSKQNVRPNLPGQQFSHQAVVPPNQIAPGVQVRQMQKLTLGQSGQSLSPMNNQNLRHNLTRGPLPAMNVMKSMPQGVSSFNQLNPAQGLGLPSYSSAGQPAGTFNRMSTASELPHYDFVPQQSNSILPGNCSDTDFIDSLMKNSSSSNDEEWLHNLTMIDDILGQHAQSSGHV
- the MAMLD1 gene encoding mastermind-like domain-containing protein 1 isoform X4, which translates into the protein MPCVSRQLQGSIKRKLEDDSSPASGGVPDVIFPSDNKRLCLDDVTLSMGQGTNPNVSCPDMQNSPFSTNHGTSSLGVAGHPVLLENNHMNGSGIGSPFSVPPNTEIGQKGSIGGQNNIVHYDEKGNSMQSVDQELQDLLEELTKMPDPSPNELDLEKILGSKAEEPLSLSHSQPSISTTPKPSPQTSHLENHVTNKDFSPGCNPTSGGSPQMRPPSAGANYPVPPPNKAAASPISTAAQNKSQPPSILPVPLSNMPGSNWHAQQLKQLAASKQVSTPKPQAPSWPTMSPPGLSPPYRPGSSPHHQPFSPQNVMVSGMTSNSLPGNSIQSPQNTLLSSMASNSNPSSGPSPQYGSEKLSSPALNQQPFSPQSSMLPGMTSTSIPANNIKSPPNNLVSNMASTSTGPSPPYRPEKLSSPALHQQPFSPQSTLIPNITPPSNSPSMQNPLFKSMTTSQTKNMNLIMQQPSNGLQPGLVSENPVSQDQFSFNNTKPLSHFTSESTAQKMPPMTAGQGQQSLIHYLQQQQQQAPTTQQALQQASNSQFIQQQLRQLMQPPRLQRPMQPTLPSQPRQDQNPGIVARLQEPGTIPAAGSVPTAATVNGYTMRNHLLKQQIMRRQLLQEKQRQNMLAVTSEQRSSFVAQQVNQFQAVQQPIPTDCSQSMPNPPPNHRMMPSNPGMLQNTLGSGITPATASQNSGTMVMIPHNANKQQGIFPPSSDFNIPLRPSQNSLGMNSGCQPVHSHAAVQPGMTMPVFSSSSLANPSATQQHLRQASMPRLPNVYPTPSTQMWTSTGVPRMPNQSQMDTSMQQFSGNPLFSKQNVRPNLPGQQFSHQAVVPPNQIAPGVQVRQMQKLTLGQSGQSLSPMNNQNLRHNLTRGPLPAMNVMKSMPQGVSSFNQLNPAQGLGLPSYSSAGQPAGTFNRMSTASELPHYDFVPQQSNSILPGNCSDTDFIDSLMKNSSSSNDEEWLHNLTMIDDILGQHAQSSGHV
- the MAMLD1 gene encoding mastermind-like domain-containing protein 1 isoform X1, with amino-acid sequence MLLVSQRVEAPRMEPHLPLQGSIKRKLEDDSSPASGGVPDVIFPSDNKRLCLDDVTLSMGQGTNPNVSCPDMQNSPFSTNHGTSSLGVAGHPVLLENNHMNGSGIGSPFSVPPNTEIGQKGSIGGQNNIVHYDEKGNSMQSVDQELQDLLEELTKMPDPSPNELDLEKILGSKAEEPLSLSHSQPSISTTPKPSPQTSHLENHVTNKDFSPGCNPTSGGSPQMRPPSAGANYPVPPPNKAAASPISTAAQNKSQPPSILPVPLSNMPGSNWHAQQLKQLAASKQVSTPKPQAPSWPTMSPPGLSPPYRPGSSPHHQPFSPQNVMVSGMTSNSLPGNSIQSPQNTLLSSMASNSNPSSGPSPQYGSEKLSSPALNQQPFSPQSSMLPGMTSTSIPANNIKSPPNNLVSNMASTSTGPSPPYRPEKLSSPALHQQPFSPQSTLIPNITPPSNSPSMQNPLFKSMTTSQTKNMNLIMQQPSNGLQPGLVSENPVSQDQFSFNNTKPLSHFTSESTAQKMPPMTAGQGQQSLIHYLQQQQQQAPTTQQALQQASNSQFIQQQLRQLMQPPRLQRPMQPTLPSQPRQDQNPGIVARLQEPGTIPAAGSVPTAATVNGYTMRNHLLKQQIMRRQLLQEKQRQNMLAVTSEQRSSFVAQQVNQFQAVQQPIPTDCSQSMPNPPPNHRMMPSNPGMLQNTLGSGITPATASQNSGTMVMIPHNANKQQGIFPPSSDFNIPLRPSQNSLGMNSGCQPVHSHAAVQPGMTMPVFSSSSLANPSATQQHLRQASMPRLPNVYPTPSTQMWTSTGVPRMPNQSQMDTSMQQFSGNPLFSKQNVRPNLPGQQFSHQAVVPPNQIAPGVQVRQMQKLTLGQSGQSLSPMNNQNLRHNLTRGPLPAMNVMKSMPQGVSSFNQLNPAQGLGLPSYSSAGQPAGTFNRMSTASELPHYDFVPQQSNSILPGNCSDTDFIDSLMKNSSSSNDEEWLHNLTMIDDILGQHAQSSGHV